CGCGGATGTTGCGCAGCAGGTCGATGCCGGTCATGCCGGGCATGTTCCAGTCCGTCACCACGAAATCGAACGGGCCCGCGCGCAGCGCAGCCAGCGCGCTGTTGCCGTCTTCGGCCTCTGCGGTATTGGTGAAGCCAAGATCGCCCAACAGATTCTTGACGATACGTCGCATCGTCGAGAAGTCGTCCACGATCAGGATCCGCATGTTCTTGTTCACATCAAGC
The window above is part of the Xanthomonas cassavae CFBP 4642 genome. Proteins encoded here:
- the cheY gene encoding chemotaxis response regulator CheY — encoded protein: MNKNMRILIVDDFSTMRRIVKNLLGDLGFTNTAEAEDGNSALAALRAGPFDFVVTDWNMPGMTGIDLLRNIRADAKLKHLPVMMVTAEAKREQIIEAAQCGVNGYIIKPFTAQTLEEKLGKVFERLAATA